Proteins encoded within one genomic window of Bradyrhizobium sp. 186:
- a CDS encoding 3-deoxy-7-phosphoheptulonate synthase — MLSTTDDLRIRELKELNTPEEVMREVPRTLTATRVVMAARNAVHAILNGQDDRLLVVVGPCSVHDPKAALEYAERLASLREDLADQLEIVMRVYFEKPRTTVGWKGLINDPDLDGSFDINKGLRLARNVLSAVNNLGLPAGTEFLDMTTPQYIADLVSWAAIGARTTESQIHRELASGLSCPVGFKNGTDGNVRIAADAVKSASHPHHFMAVTKRGRSAIASTAGNEDCHIILRGGNKPNYDAESVAAACNELAKSGVSPLVMVDASHANSSKKPENQPLVTADIAGQISGGENRIMGVMIESNLVAGRQDVMPGKPLTYGQSITDGCIDWATTATVLEQLADAVEIRRNTKRAGLHERSA; from the coding sequence GTGCTGAGCACGACCGACGATCTTCGTATCCGCGAACTGAAAGAGCTGAACACGCCGGAAGAGGTGATGCGGGAAGTCCCGCGCACGCTCACCGCGACGCGCGTGGTGATGGCGGCGCGCAACGCCGTTCATGCGATCCTCAATGGCCAGGACGACCGGCTTCTGGTCGTGGTCGGCCCCTGCTCGGTGCATGATCCCAAGGCCGCACTCGAATACGCCGAGCGCCTCGCGAGCTTGCGCGAAGATCTCGCCGACCAGCTCGAAATCGTGATGCGGGTCTATTTTGAGAAGCCACGCACCACGGTCGGCTGGAAGGGTCTGATCAACGACCCCGATCTCGACGGCAGCTTCGATATCAACAAAGGCCTGCGGCTTGCGCGAAACGTGCTGTCCGCAGTCAACAATCTCGGCCTGCCGGCCGGCACCGAATTCCTCGACATGACGACGCCGCAATATATTGCGGACCTCGTGTCCTGGGCCGCGATCGGCGCGCGCACGACCGAGAGCCAGATCCATCGCGAACTGGCCTCAGGGCTGTCCTGCCCGGTCGGTTTCAAGAACGGCACCGACGGCAATGTGCGTATCGCGGCGGACGCGGTGAAGTCGGCTTCGCATCCGCATCATTTCATGGCGGTGACCAAGCGCGGCCGCTCGGCAATCGCCTCGACTGCGGGCAACGAGGACTGCCACATCATCCTGCGCGGCGGCAACAAGCCGAACTACGACGCGGAAAGCGTCGCGGCGGCTTGCAACGAGCTCGCCAAGTCAGGCGTCTCACCGCTTGTGATGGTGGATGCGAGCCACGCCAATTCAAGCAAGAAGCCGGAGAACCAGCCGCTGGTCACAGCCGACATCGCCGGCCAGATTTCCGGTGGCGAGAACCGCATCATGGGCGTGATGATCGAGAGTAATCTCGTCGCCGGCCGCCAGGACGTCATGCCGGGCAAGCCGCTCACCTACGGCCAGAGCATCACCGACGGCTGCATCGACTGGGCGACCACGGCAACCGTGCTCGAGCAGCTCGCCGACGCGGTCGAGATCCGGCGCAACACCAAGCGCGCCGGGCTGCACGAGCGGTCAGCCTAA
- a CDS encoding lysine-2,3-aminomutase-like protein, which translates to MMKTNLARTLREPAELVSEGLAPVAALPALERVAARYAVAITPALVELIDASDPDDPIARQFVPSAAELEVQPGENADPIGDHPHSPVPGIVHRYPDRVLFKLVHVCAVYCRFCFRREMVGPGKENALSDSAYRAAIDYIRAHSEIWEVILTGGDPLMLSPRRMSEIMAELAGIDHVKIIRLHTRVPVADPARISDEMVAALKVEGATTWVALHANHARELTGRARAACARLVDAGIPMVSQSVLLRGVNDDVTALSDLMRAFVECRIKPYYLHHGDLAPGTAHLRTTLAQGQDLMRQLRGRTSGLCQPDYVIDIPGGAGKSPVGPNYVLAAQNTAPDARDAASETRYRIVDYCGDVHLYPPET; encoded by the coding sequence ATGATGAAGACGAACCTTGCACGCACGTTGCGCGAGCCGGCTGAGCTGGTGAGCGAGGGACTCGCGCCTGTGGCGGCGCTGCCCGCGCTCGAGCGCGTCGCCGCGCGCTATGCGGTTGCGATCACGCCGGCGCTGGTCGAGCTGATCGACGCTTCGGATCCCGACGATCCGATCGCGCGGCAGTTTGTTCCAAGCGCCGCCGAGCTGGAGGTACAGCCCGGCGAGAACGCCGATCCGATCGGCGACCACCCGCATTCGCCGGTCCCCGGCATCGTGCATCGCTATCCCGATCGGGTGCTGTTCAAGCTCGTTCACGTCTGCGCGGTCTATTGCCGTTTCTGCTTCCGCCGCGAGATGGTCGGTCCCGGCAAGGAGAACGCACTCTCGGACAGCGCGTATCGCGCGGCGATCGACTACATCCGCGCGCACAGCGAGATCTGGGAGGTGATCCTGACCGGCGGCGATCCCCTGATGCTGTCGCCGCGACGTATGAGCGAGATTATGGCCGAACTCGCGGGGATCGATCACGTCAAGATCATCCGCCTTCACACCCGTGTGCCCGTAGCCGACCCCGCGCGCATCAGCGACGAGATGGTCGCGGCGCTGAAGGTCGAGGGCGCGACCACCTGGGTTGCGCTGCATGCCAACCATGCGCGAGAGCTGACGGGCCGGGCTCGCGCCGCCTGCGCGCGGCTGGTCGATGCCGGGATCCCGATGGTAAGCCAATCCGTGCTTTTGCGCGGCGTTAACGACGACGTCACCGCTCTGTCGGATTTGATGCGAGCTTTCGTCGAATGCCGAATCAAGCCCTATTACCTGCATCACGGCGATCTCGCGCCGGGCACCGCGCATCTGCGCACGACGCTGGCGCAAGGGCAGGACTTGATGCGGCAGCTGCGCGGACGGACGTCGGGACTGTGCCAGCCTGACTATGTCATCGACATTCCCGGCGGTGCCGGCAAATCGCCGGTGGGTCCGAATTACGTGTTGGCGGCGCAAAATACCGCACCGGATGCGCGTGATGCGGCATCGGAAACGCGCTATCGTATCGTGGACTATTGCGGCGACGTTCATCTCTATCCGCCCGAGACCTGA